A genomic window from Luteolibacter sp. LG18 includes:
- a CDS encoding response regulator transcription factor, with amino-acid sequence MTALIIDDEIQIRRLLRLALESRGYTVKEAENGRLGLQEAAFARPEVVLLDLGLPDMDGLEVLKELRGWSDVPVLILSVRDQEDTKVAALEHGADDYVTKPFGTAELLARLTVIQRRRQSTESPEITVGPLVMHQDRHEAELAGVPMKLTPTEFAFLRVLARHAGKIVTQRQILREVWGPQGDGQSHYLRVYTNHLRKKLGDKLIIRNEPGIGYRLLESP; translated from the coding sequence ATGACCGCCCTCATCATCGATGACGAAATCCAGATCCGCCGCCTGCTACGGCTGGCCTTGGAATCGCGTGGCTACACGGTGAAGGAGGCGGAGAACGGCAGGCTCGGCTTGCAGGAGGCGGCGTTCGCTCGTCCGGAGGTGGTGCTGCTCGATCTCGGACTGCCGGACATGGACGGGCTGGAGGTGCTCAAGGAGCTGCGCGGTTGGAGCGACGTGCCGGTGTTGATCCTGTCCGTCCGCGATCAGGAGGACACCAAGGTCGCCGCGCTGGAACACGGGGCCGATGACTACGTGACGAAGCCCTTCGGCACCGCCGAGCTGCTGGCGCGGCTCACCGTCATCCAGCGTCGCCGCCAATCCACCGAGTCGCCTGAGATCACCGTCGGCCCGCTGGTCATGCACCAGGACCGGCACGAGGCCGAGCTGGCGGGCGTGCCGATGAAGCTCACTCCCACCGAGTTCGCGTTCCTGCGCGTGCTCGCCCGGCATGCCGGAAAGATCGTCACCCAGCGCCAGATCCTCCGCGAGGTCTGGGGACCGCAGGGCGACGGGCAATCGCACTACCTGCGCGTTTACACCAACCATCTCCGGAAGAAGCTCGGCGACAAACTCATCATCCGCAACGAGCCGGGGATTGGTTATCGGTTGCTCGAATCGCCCTGA
- a CDS encoding alpha-hydroxy acid oxidase — protein MPSPPLTQIPSHVVALEDYEALARTHVNEAAWAYISGGSADERTLRENHAAFERLKLLPRVLGDFTGANTAVSLLGRTLPHPVIIAPTAFHRLMHPDGELATVLGAAAMEACTVVSTSATVLLEDLATAAKGPLWFQLYMQPDSDHTLDLIRRAELAGYEALVVTVDAPVNGLRNREQRANFQLPPGLEPVNLRGRPALPMCESVFDPAYIAHLPQWQHLVWLREHTKLPILLKGILAADDAARALDAGVEGLIVSNHGGRTLDGAPASIEALPRVAERVSGQVPVIVDGGIRRGTDVLKALALGADAVMVGRPILHGLAVAGPVGVAHVLKILRTELEIAMLLCGCPTRESITKEVLWG, from the coding sequence ATGCCGTCGCCGCCGCTCACCCAGATCCCATCCCACGTCGTGGCCCTCGAGGACTACGAGGCCTTGGCGCGCACCCACGTCAATGAGGCGGCCTGGGCCTACATTTCCGGCGGATCGGCGGACGAGCGCACCCTGCGAGAAAACCACGCGGCCTTCGAGCGGCTGAAGCTGCTCCCGCGTGTGCTCGGCGATTTCACCGGCGCGAACACCGCCGTCAGCCTGCTCGGCCGCACCTTGCCCCACCCGGTGATCATTGCCCCCACCGCCTTCCACCGGCTGATGCATCCGGACGGCGAGCTCGCCACCGTGCTCGGGGCCGCCGCGATGGAGGCCTGCACCGTGGTCAGCACCTCGGCCACCGTGTTGCTGGAGGACCTCGCCACCGCGGCGAAGGGCCCGCTGTGGTTCCAGCTCTACATGCAGCCGGACAGCGACCACACGCTGGATCTGATCCGTCGTGCCGAGCTGGCGGGCTACGAGGCCCTCGTCGTCACCGTCGATGCCCCGGTCAATGGCCTGCGGAACCGCGAGCAGCGCGCGAATTTCCAGCTCCCGCCCGGCCTCGAACCGGTGAACCTGCGCGGCCGCCCGGCCCTGCCGATGTGCGAGTCCGTGTTCGATCCGGCCTACATCGCGCACCTGCCGCAGTGGCAGCACCTTGTCTGGCTGCGGGAGCACACGAAGCTGCCGATCCTGCTCAAGGGCATCCTGGCTGCGGACGATGCCGCCCGCGCGCTCGATGCGGGCGTGGAGGGCCTGATCGTTTCGAACCACGGTGGCCGCACGCTCGATGGCGCGCCCGCCTCCATCGAGGCTCTGCCACGGGTGGCGGAGCGGGTTTCCGGGCAAGTGCCGGTGATCGTGGACGGTGGCATCCGCCGTGGCACCGATGTCTTGAAAGCCCTCGCCCTGGGCGCGGACGCGGTGATGGTGGGACGCCCGATCCTCCACGGCCTCGCCGTCGCCGGGCCGGTGGGCGTGGCCCATGTGCTGAAGATCCTGCGCACCGAGCTGGAGATCGCGATGCTGCTCTGCGGATGTCCCACGCGGGAGAGCATCACGAAAGAGGTGCTGTGGGGGTAG
- a CDS encoding RtcB family protein, with protein MKPITEQDLIAAGYEPGPVIHQMLETAAGFAARGIHDPKYALKLLAREFGPPPPKAVLRDKPAPFAEAIRHANREEYENIEAVRRQMRDLLKVPVISRGAVMPDACPTGKAKAVMPVGGVIAVENAIIPAAHSSDICCSMFATFYHERSEVGAELDALETCTRFGLGHRHLDTLVADPVHDEAVWDNPFLSGLRDRARVHMADQGDGNHFAYIGELDVDAGTVEAFRKAGHHDLAERLAGKGVCRVLVTHHGSRGLGAHVYKRGYIAALKHMAKKGLHIPDAGAWLDASSEEGKAYWEALQYVSRWTRANHACIHRRFLERIGAPEIATLGNEHNFVWKRGDTFLHGKGATPAWNDDRCRPLPGLIPLNMAEPILLVLGKDNADYLSFAPHGAGRNVSRTALRRKFHDESHRKETIRRTTEGLDVRWFCGKPDLSETPVAYKDARSVKQQIRDFGLAEIIGEIRPLGCIMAGATTSWRDREEELTPKQIRQIAHRSERRRVKQDLHEEF; from the coding sequence ATGAAACCAATCACTGAACAAGACCTCATCGCCGCCGGATACGAGCCCGGCCCGGTGATCCATCAAATGCTCGAAACCGCCGCGGGCTTCGCTGCCCGCGGCATCCACGATCCGAAATACGCGCTCAAGCTCCTCGCCCGCGAGTTCGGTCCGCCCCCGCCCAAGGCGGTGCTGCGGGACAAGCCCGCGCCCTTTGCCGAAGCGATCCGCCACGCCAACCGCGAGGAGTATGAGAACATCGAAGCCGTGCGGCGGCAGATGCGGGACCTGCTGAAGGTGCCCGTCATCTCCCGCGGCGCGGTGATGCCGGACGCCTGCCCCACCGGGAAGGCCAAGGCAGTGATGCCCGTCGGCGGCGTGATCGCGGTGGAGAATGCCATCATTCCCGCCGCGCATTCCTCCGACATCTGCTGCTCCATGTTCGCCACGTTCTACCACGAGCGCAGCGAGGTGGGTGCGGAGCTTGACGCGCTGGAAACCTGCACCCGCTTCGGCCTGGGCCACCGTCACCTCGATACCCTGGTGGCCGATCCGGTCCACGACGAGGCAGTGTGGGACAATCCCTTCCTCAGTGGCTTGCGCGATCGCGCGCGGGTCCATATGGCGGACCAGGGTGACGGCAACCATTTCGCCTACATCGGCGAGCTGGATGTCGACGCCGGCACCGTCGAGGCCTTCCGCAAGGCCGGTCATCACGACCTCGCTGAGCGGTTGGCAGGGAAGGGCGTGTGTCGGGTGCTCGTCACCCACCACGGATCGCGCGGCCTCGGTGCCCATGTTTACAAGCGCGGCTACATCGCCGCCCTGAAGCACATGGCGAAGAAGGGGCTGCACATACCCGATGCCGGAGCCTGGCTCGATGCCAGCTCGGAGGAAGGCAAGGCCTACTGGGAGGCGCTGCAATACGTGTCCCGCTGGACCCGCGCCAACCACGCCTGCATCCACCGCCGGTTCCTCGAACGGATCGGCGCGCCGGAAATCGCCACGCTCGGCAACGAGCACAATTTCGTGTGGAAGCGTGGCGACACGTTCCTGCACGGCAAGGGCGCGACCCCGGCGTGGAACGATGACCGCTGCCGACCGCTGCCGGGATTGATTCCGCTGAACATGGCGGAGCCGATCCTGCTGGTGCTTGGCAAGGACAACGCGGACTACCTTTCGTTCGCGCCCCACGGGGCCGGGCGGAATGTGTCCCGCACCGCGCTGCGGCGGAAGTTTCACGACGAATCGCACCGCAAGGAAACGATCCGCCGCACCACCGAGGGGCTCGATGTCCGCTGGTTCTGCGGCAAGCCGGACCTCAGCGAGACACCGGTGGCCTACAAGGACGCGCGGAGCGTGAAGCAGCAGATCCGGGATTTCGGCCTCGCCGAGATCATCGGGGAAATCCGCCCGCTCGGCTGCATCATGGCGGGAGCCACCACTTCGTGGCGCGACCGCGAGGAGGAACTGACGCCGAAGCAGATCCGCCAGATCGCCCACCGCTCCGAACGGCGGCGGGTGAAACAGGACCTGCACGAGGAGTTCTGA
- a CDS encoding DUF5069 domain-containing protein, whose amino-acid sequence MSAAKDLTKEAPRSPRTRLGGYVILARAIDKGRASIAGTVGEYHFACPLDMMLFDFKGVNPDEVKKLLESGASDQEITAWIEANGQAKSAEEVKGWSDGIEAFRPYDNPEKKDWFVGVCAEVGIDPAESTLFDYLDTDDKLSYAAA is encoded by the coding sequence ATGAGTGCAGCCAAAGACCTGACCAAGGAAGCTCCCCGCAGCCCGCGCACCCGCCTCGGCGGCTACGTGATTCTCGCCCGCGCCATCGACAAGGGCCGCGCCTCCATCGCCGGCACCGTCGGCGAATACCACTTCGCCTGTCCGCTCGACATGATGCTCTTCGACTTCAAGGGCGTGAACCCGGACGAGGTGAAGAAGCTCCTTGAATCCGGAGCCAGCGACCAGGAGATCACCGCCTGGATCGAGGCCAACGGCCAGGCCAAGTCCGCGGAAGAGGTCAAAGGCTGGTCGGACGGCATCGAAGCCTTCCGTCCGTATGACAATCCGGAGAAGAAGGATTGGTTCGTCGGCGTCTGCGCCGAAGTCGGAATCGATCCGGCGGAGAGCACGCTCTTCGACTACCTCGATACCGATGACAAGCTGAGCTACGCGGCGGCTTGA
- a CDS encoding TetR/AcrR family transcriptional regulator: MMSPADMDPRVKRTRQMLYAAFMELLAEKGFEAITVADITKRSTLHRATFYGHFTDKFALLEAKIGDDFQEMLDSRLANASNCQEGLRQLILAVCDFFSRVAAGCQKHQRQFDPIMETRIKTMVRDFLLAGPLQKHGASADTQLRATMASWSICGAALEWSRHPQSTTEELAKAMLPRVVFTLHGE; encoded by the coding sequence ATGATGAGCCCTGCCGACATGGATCCCCGCGTGAAGCGGACCCGGCAGATGCTGTACGCGGCCTTCATGGAACTGCTGGCCGAGAAGGGCTTCGAGGCGATCACGGTGGCGGACATCACCAAGCGCTCGACGCTCCACCGCGCCACTTTCTACGGCCACTTCACCGACAAGTTCGCGCTGCTGGAGGCGAAGATCGGCGACGATTTCCAGGAGATGCTCGATTCCCGGCTGGCCAACGCCAGCAACTGCCAGGAGGGCCTGCGCCAGCTCATCCTCGCGGTGTGCGATTTCTTCTCACGGGTGGCGGCCGGCTGCCAGAAGCACCAGCGCCAGTTCGACCCGATCATGGAAACGCGAATCAAGACGATGGTGCGGGACTTCCTGCTGGCCGGTCCGCTACAGAAGCATGGCGCGAGCGCCGATACCCAGCTCCGCGCCACCATGGCGAGCTGGTCGATCTGCGGCGCGGCCCTGGAATGGAGCCGCCATCCGCAAAGCACCACCGAGGAGCTCGCGAAGGCGATGCTACCCCGCGTGGTCTTCACGCTGCACGGGGAGTAA
- a CDS encoding sensor histidine kinase KdpD, with amino-acid sequence MSLLPDGRPDPDALLAQVQREENQGKRGRLFLFLGMCPGVGKTYAMLLAARQRRKEGLEVLVGVVETHGRVETEALLDGLEVMPRKKLSHGGHLLEEFDLDAALARRPDLLLVDELAHTNAPGTRHRKRYQDVIELLDAGIDVCTTVNVQHIESQVDIVRQITGVAVMETVPDSMLDRAHEIQLVDLSVEKLMQRLAEGKVYLGERAQAAADGFFREGNLTALRELALRFTAERVDRDLEDIRRARRVSSPWKTNARLMVGVGPSPYSESLIRWARRASGRLGCPWLAVWVERTQPLTPQQQDLLARGLNLARKLGGEVVHATGDDIAATLLQVARERNVSQIIVGKPDKRSRWKASLADQLIAGSGDIDVCVVRPLVGRPPAAAKAPKAPPVHAAVEYGKVLLGTAMLTAACWGLRSIGGYTMPALVFLFGIVIAALRYSRGAVLLMAALCALAWNYFFIPPRFTLQVQKPEDVVMLVLFFAVATAMGHLTARLKKREIAERRRQMETDALLRVTQSAALAPETGKGLAEALRIIDSVLDADTALVVRRLDHTLPSEVHPASTFVPEEQEFGVAAWAYGNKQTAGRFTDTLPQSQATWFPLQTATSTMGVLGVKTREGALDFVRRQAIEAFALQLALVLEKEHFIQAVNQAELIEKSERLRRTLLDSVSHELKTPLAVIRAAVEGIGGPTSDPYISEIDTATKRLQRLVDGLLQMTRLESQVVEPQLEWTDVVEMVDEATFAVGDLLKAHPVELHLPEDFPFVKTDHALVVQALANILHNAAVYTPAGTPIEVSARHAEGRFHLSVRDHGKGLPVGEESRVFGKFYRAPGSPAGGTGLGLSIARGFIRALGGDITAWNHPSGGAVFEIAMAAEFMDPGSQDIAVLVSETFKGSSASS; translated from the coding sequence ATGTCCTTGCTCCCTGATGGCCGTCCCGATCCCGATGCGCTGCTCGCGCAGGTCCAGCGTGAGGAAAACCAGGGCAAGCGCGGCCGCTTGTTCCTGTTCCTCGGGATGTGCCCGGGAGTGGGGAAAACCTACGCGATGCTGCTCGCCGCGCGCCAGCGTCGGAAGGAAGGACTGGAGGTGCTGGTGGGCGTGGTGGAAACCCACGGCCGCGTGGAGACCGAGGCCTTGCTCGACGGGCTGGAGGTGATGCCGCGCAAGAAGCTCTCCCACGGCGGCCACCTGTTGGAGGAGTTCGATCTCGATGCCGCGCTGGCCCGCCGCCCGGACCTGCTGCTGGTGGACGAGCTGGCGCACACCAACGCGCCAGGCACCCGCCACCGCAAGCGCTACCAGGACGTCATCGAATTGCTGGACGCCGGGATCGATGTCTGCACCACCGTCAACGTCCAGCACATCGAGAGCCAGGTGGACATCGTGCGTCAGATCACCGGCGTGGCGGTGATGGAAACGGTGCCGGACTCGATGCTCGACCGCGCGCACGAGATCCAGCTCGTGGACCTCAGCGTGGAGAAGCTGATGCAGCGCCTCGCCGAGGGGAAGGTCTACCTCGGCGAGCGCGCGCAGGCCGCGGCCGATGGATTTTTCCGTGAGGGCAATCTAACGGCCCTGCGCGAGCTCGCGCTGCGTTTCACCGCGGAGCGGGTGGACCGCGATCTCGAGGACATCCGCCGTGCGCGACGGGTGAGCAGCCCGTGGAAGACGAACGCGCGGTTGATGGTCGGCGTGGGCCCCTCGCCGTACTCGGAAAGCCTGATTCGCTGGGCCCGCCGCGCCTCGGGCCGGCTCGGGTGTCCGTGGCTGGCGGTGTGGGTGGAGCGCACCCAGCCGCTCACGCCGCAGCAGCAGGACCTGCTCGCGCGTGGACTCAATCTGGCGCGGAAGCTCGGCGGCGAGGTGGTGCATGCCACCGGCGACGACATCGCGGCCACGCTGTTGCAGGTGGCCCGCGAACGGAACGTTTCCCAGATCATCGTCGGCAAGCCGGACAAACGCTCGCGTTGGAAAGCCTCGCTCGCCGACCAGCTCATTGCCGGCAGCGGCGACATCGATGTGTGCGTGGTGAGGCCATTGGTGGGGCGCCCGCCTGCCGCCGCGAAGGCTCCGAAGGCCCCGCCGGTTCATGCCGCGGTGGAATATGGCAAGGTGTTGCTCGGTACCGCCATGCTCACGGCGGCGTGTTGGGGCCTGCGCTCGATCGGCGGCTACACCATGCCCGCGCTGGTGTTCCTCTTCGGGATCGTGATCGCGGCGCTGCGTTATTCGCGCGGCGCGGTGCTGCTGATGGCGGCGTTGTGCGCGCTGGCGTGGAACTACTTTTTCATTCCGCCGCGCTTCACCCTTCAGGTCCAGAAGCCGGAGGACGTGGTGATGCTGGTGCTGTTTTTTGCCGTGGCCACCGCCATGGGCCATCTTACCGCGCGCTTGAAGAAACGCGAGATCGCCGAGCGGCGGCGGCAGATGGAGACGGACGCGCTGCTGCGGGTCACCCAGAGCGCGGCGCTCGCACCGGAAACCGGCAAGGGCCTGGCCGAGGCGCTGCGGATCATCGATTCCGTGCTCGATGCGGACACCGCGCTGGTGGTGCGGCGGCTCGACCACACGCTGCCGTCCGAGGTCCATCCCGCGAGCACCTTCGTGCCGGAGGAGCAGGAGTTCGGCGTGGCGGCCTGGGCGTATGGTAACAAACAGACCGCCGGGCGTTTCACCGACACCCTGCCGCAATCGCAGGCCACCTGGTTTCCACTCCAGACGGCGACCTCGACGATGGGCGTGCTCGGCGTGAAGACCCGCGAGGGCGCGCTCGATTTCGTGCGGCGGCAGGCCATCGAGGCCTTCGCGCTCCAGCTCGCGCTGGTTCTGGAAAAGGAGCACTTCATCCAGGCGGTGAACCAGGCGGAGCTGATCGAGAAATCCGAGCGCCTGCGCCGCACCTTGCTCGACAGCGTTTCGCATGAGCTGAAAACCCCGTTGGCGGTGATCCGGGCCGCGGTGGAGGGCATCGGCGGGCCGACGAGCGATCCGTATATCTCGGAAATCGATACCGCGACCAAGCGGCTCCAGCGGCTGGTGGACGGGCTGTTGCAAATGACGCGACTCGAATCGCAGGTGGTGGAGCCGCAGCTCGAATGGACCGATGTGGTGGAGATGGTGGATGAAGCGACCTTTGCCGTGGGCGACCTTCTGAAAGCCCATCCGGTGGAGCTGCATCTGCCGGAGGATTTCCCGTTCGTGAAAACCGACCACGCGCTGGTGGTGCAGGCCCTGGCGAACATCCTTCACAACGCCGCCGTCTACACGCCAGCGGGCACGCCCATCGAGGTTTCCGCCCGCCACGCGGAGGGCCGCTTTCATCTCAGCGTGCGAGACCACGGCAAGGGGCTGCCTGTCGGCGAGGAATCGCGGGTGTTCGGGAAGTTCTACCGCGCGCCGGGTTCTCCCGCGGGAGGCACCGGCCTCGGCCTTTCGATCGCACGCGGCTTCATCCGTGCGCTTGGCGGCGACATCACGGCGTGGAATCATCCCTCCGGCGGCGCGGTCTTCGAAATCGCCATGGCCGCCGAATTCATGGATCCTGGGAGCCAGGACATTGCCGTCCTTGTTTCTGAAACCTTCAAAGGGTCTTCAGCCTCCTCATGA
- a CDS encoding DNA-3-methyladenine glycosylase I, with product MEPKRCFWVPVDKPLYVEYHDTEWGVPSRDERHLFEMICLEGAQAGLSWWTVLQKREHYRKVFHQFEIAKVAKMTDAELEKLVLDPGIIRHRGKIEAFRQNARAWIALREREGDVVKWLWSFIGGKPREQKVRSREDMKATSPESDAMSKALRKAGFNFVGSTTMYAFMQATGMVNDHEAGCLCRKK from the coding sequence ATGGAACCGAAGCGCTGTTTCTGGGTGCCCGTGGACAAGCCGCTCTATGTCGAATACCACGATACCGAGTGGGGCGTGCCGTCGCGGGACGAGCGCCATCTTTTCGAAATGATCTGCCTGGAAGGCGCTCAGGCGGGCCTCTCCTGGTGGACCGTGCTCCAGAAGCGCGAGCACTACCGCAAGGTGTTCCATCAGTTCGAGATCGCGAAGGTCGCGAAGATGACCGACGCCGAGCTGGAGAAGCTGGTGCTCGATCCCGGCATCATCCGCCATCGCGGCAAGATCGAGGCGTTTCGCCAGAACGCGCGTGCATGGATCGCGCTGCGGGAGAGGGAAGGGGATGTGGTGAAGTGGCTGTGGAGTTTCATCGGCGGGAAACCGCGTGAGCAGAAGGTGCGGTCCCGCGAGGACATGAAAGCGACCTCGCCCGAATCCGATGCCATGAGCAAGGCCTTGCGGAAGGCGGGGTTCAACTTCGTGGGGTCGACCACGATGTATGCCTTCATGCAGGCCACCGGCATGGTGAACGATCATGAGGCCGGGTGCCTTTGTCGGAAAAAATAG
- a CDS encoding HNH endonuclease has product MNANLLHQTTVLVLNRHWQAIDAITPAEAFGHLAAGSARGLLIEGPHDMQALEWEEWRGLAPAEGQAAIGTTRGQVRVPTVIVLTRYDRVPMVRLSFGLTGLWERDEGRCQYTGRTLAPAEASIDHVLPRSRGGENNWHNCVLSDRRVNQRKGNRTPEEAGLRLLSVPRKPRPIPASARIRNHHQIEDWDHFLESRGGNRRPTLQS; this is encoded by the coding sequence ATGAACGCGAACCTGCTCCACCAGACCACGGTGCTGGTGCTCAACCGGCACTGGCAGGCCATCGATGCCATCACGCCCGCGGAGGCCTTCGGCCACCTGGCGGCTGGCAGCGCGCGCGGCCTGTTGATCGAAGGGCCGCACGACATGCAGGCGCTGGAGTGGGAGGAATGGCGCGGCCTGGCCCCGGCGGAGGGCCAGGCCGCGATCGGAACCACACGCGGCCAGGTCCGCGTGCCCACCGTCATCGTCCTCACCCGCTACGACCGCGTCCCCATGGTCCGCCTGTCCTTCGGGCTGACAGGGCTTTGGGAGCGGGATGAGGGGCGGTGCCAGTACACCGGCCGGACACTCGCCCCGGCCGAGGCCAGCATCGACCACGTCCTGCCGCGCTCCCGCGGTGGGGAAAACAATTGGCACAATTGCGTGCTGTCCGACCGCCGGGTGAACCAGCGCAAGGGCAACCGCACCCCGGAAGAAGCCGGCCTCCGGCTGCTCTCCGTCCCGCGGAAGCCGCGGCCGATCCCCGCTTCCGCGCGGATCCGGAACCACCACCAGATCGAGGACTGGGACCACTTCCTCGAATCCCGCGGCGGGAACCGCCGTCCAACCCTTCAATCGTAG
- the cls gene encoding cardiolipin synthase, which produces MPVAEWIVDWKTSLAITGVLFIQLLGLVHVVHALMHVRTAQGTIAWIVCLVTFPYIAIPIYWIAGRNRFEGYVRARRGEDADLYKLAEDMHKRLRAYELPAEDGFARGAEILGGLPFTRGNRLDLLINGEETFQALFSSIKKAERYLLVNFFIVKNDRIGTRFKEALIERAKAGVRVYFLFDEMGSHKLSRRYLRELRAAGVECHYFGTNRHWWSRLQINFRNHRKIVVVDGKEAFLGGLNVGDEYLGRDKHFGAWRDTHLKIEGPTVQAIQLVFLEDWYWACSQMPELYWDPDPDAGTAQAAVIPTGPADPADSWQLVVAEAANTSRTRLWIASPYFVPDGGVLTALQAAAIRGVDVRILIPEKPDHLLVWLSSFSFLESTLPFGVKIHRYQKGFLHQKVMLIDDRLACVGTANLDNRSFRLNFEISALSPDPAFVAEVKAMLEKDFEGTREARVSDFTKRSFWFRAACRAARLFAPVQ; this is translated from the coding sequence ATGCCCGTGGCCGAATGGATCGTGGATTGGAAGACGTCGCTGGCGATCACGGGGGTGCTCTTCATCCAGCTCCTCGGCCTGGTGCACGTGGTCCACGCGCTGATGCACGTCCGCACCGCACAGGGGACGATCGCGTGGATCGTGTGCCTGGTGACCTTCCCATATATCGCGATCCCGATCTACTGGATCGCCGGTCGCAACCGCTTCGAAGGCTACGTGCGCGCCCGCCGCGGCGAGGACGCGGACCTCTACAAGCTGGCGGAGGACATGCACAAGCGCCTCCGTGCCTACGAGCTGCCCGCGGAGGATGGCTTCGCCCGCGGCGCGGAAATCCTCGGCGGACTGCCCTTCACCCGCGGCAACCGCCTCGACCTGCTCATCAACGGCGAGGAGACCTTCCAGGCCCTGTTTTCCTCGATCAAGAAGGCCGAACGCTACCTGCTGGTGAACTTCTTCATCGTGAAGAACGACCGCATCGGCACCCGCTTCAAAGAAGCCCTGATCGAACGCGCCAAGGCCGGGGTACGGGTCTACTTCCTCTTCGATGAAATGGGCTCCCACAAACTGTCCCGGCGCTACCTCCGGGAACTGCGCGCCGCGGGGGTGGAGTGCCATTACTTCGGCACCAACCGCCATTGGTGGTCGCGCCTCCAGATCAATTTCCGCAACCACCGCAAGATCGTCGTCGTGGACGGCAAGGAAGCCTTCCTCGGCGGGCTCAACGTGGGCGACGAATACCTCGGCCGCGACAAGCACTTCGGCGCGTGGCGGGACACCCACCTGAAGATCGAGGGCCCCACCGTGCAGGCGATCCAGCTCGTGTTCCTGGAGGACTGGTACTGGGCGTGCAGCCAGATGCCGGAGCTCTATTGGGACCCGGATCCGGACGCCGGCACCGCGCAGGCCGCGGTGATCCCCACCGGCCCGGCCGATCCCGCGGACTCCTGGCAACTGGTGGTGGCGGAGGCTGCGAATACCTCGCGGACCCGGTTGTGGATCGCTTCACCCTACTTCGTGCCGGACGGCGGCGTGCTCACCGCGCTCCAGGCCGCCGCCATCCGCGGCGTGGACGTGCGGATCCTGATCCCGGAAAAGCCGGACCACCTGCTGGTGTGGCTGTCCTCCTTCTCGTTCCTCGAAAGCACCCTGCCCTTCGGCGTGAAAATCCACCGCTACCAGAAGGGCTTCCTGCACCAGAAGGTGATGCTCATCGACGACCGACTGGCCTGCGTCGGCACGGCGAACCTCGACAACCGCTCGTTCCGGCTGAACTTCGAAATCAGCGCGCTGTCCCCCGATCCCGCGTTCGTGGCGGAGGTGAAGGCGATGCTGGAAAAAGATTTCGAAGGGACCCGCGAGGCGAGGGTCAGCGACTTCACCAAGCGCTCGTTCTGGTTCCGCGCCGCGTGCCGTGCGGCACGGTTGTTCGCGCCGGTGCAGTAA
- a CDS encoding GNAT family N-acetyltransferase, which translates to MNPLHIPTLETERLVLRPFAIADGPRVQQLAGDRRVAEMTSQIPHPYPDRMAEIWIASHPMLWRNRKLAPFAVTLRGSGELIGAISLRLFAQGPRAELGYWIGVPYWNRGYATEAAREVLRFGFEDLDLQGIQATHLLNNPASGRVMEKLGMRYEGIIRQGVIRNGRLLDIADYSIPAGNFRPYLRVA; encoded by the coding sequence ATGAACCCTCTTCACATTCCCACCCTTGAAACGGAGCGCCTCGTGCTGCGTCCCTTCGCGATCGCGGATGGGCCGCGCGTGCAGCAGCTCGCGGGTGACCGCCGTGTGGCGGAAATGACGAGCCAGATCCCTCACCCCTATCCGGACCGGATGGCGGAGATCTGGATCGCCTCGCACCCGATGCTGTGGCGGAACCGCAAGCTCGCCCCCTTCGCTGTCACCCTGCGTGGCAGCGGCGAATTGATCGGGGCGATCTCGTTGCGGCTCTTCGCCCAGGGCCCGCGTGCCGAACTCGGCTACTGGATCGGGGTTCCTTACTGGAACCGCGGTTACGCCACCGAGGCCGCCCGCGAGGTGCTCCGTTTCGGATTCGAGGACCTGGACCTGCAAGGGATCCAGGCCACGCACCTTCTCAACAACCCGGCCTCGGGACGGGTGATGGAAAAGCTCGGCATGCGCTACGAGGGAATCATCCGCCAGGGTGTCATCCGCAACGGCCGCCTGCTCGACATCGCCGATTACTCGATCCCGGCCGGGAACTTCAGGCCCTACCTGCGGGTGGCCTGA